One genomic segment of Micromonospora sp. WMMC415 includes these proteins:
- a CDS encoding NAD(P)/FAD-dependent oxidoreductase codes for MGDENGTVVIGAGPAGLTAAYELLRWGAPVRVFEADEVVGGISRTVERDGWRFDIGGHRFFTKVSRVEDFWHEILPDEDFLLRPRMSRIYYRGALYDYPLSAANALRNLGLWEAARCMGSYARARLRPPRDQSHFEGWVSARFGWRLYSIFFKTYTEKVWGMPADRLQADWAAQRIKNLSLAKAVRNAVLPKRNRKDVTSLIEEFQYPKLGPGMMWERCAEVVRRRGGRVATGTWVTAVHRDPEHRRAVAVTVDGAGGRRTEPADHVVSSMPISELVAALRPAPPPEVRAAAEDLRYRDFLTVALVVPAEFSFPDNWIYVHDPGVQVGRIQNFGSWSPHLVKDGRTCLGLEYFVSVDDETWRTPDADLIASATAELEALGLVRPGVVEAGYVVRMPKAYPVYDERYQRNVDVIREWLAREVPNVHPVGRNGMHRYNNQDHSMLTAMLTAENIARGARHDVWAVNVEQDYHEETATPDGDGRRGTGRDAPMLPAPPLRPTATVGLAADHDGGAPAHRPTGVRPGLSRLAGGGGAGSGTPAHRPTGVRPG; via the coding sequence ATGGGCGACGAGAACGGCACCGTGGTGATCGGTGCGGGTCCGGCGGGGCTGACCGCCGCGTACGAGCTGCTCCGCTGGGGCGCCCCGGTGCGGGTGTTCGAGGCCGACGAGGTGGTCGGCGGGATCAGCCGGACCGTGGAGCGGGACGGGTGGCGCTTCGACATCGGCGGGCACCGCTTCTTCACGAAGGTGTCCCGGGTCGAGGACTTCTGGCACGAGATCCTCCCCGACGAGGACTTCCTGCTCCGGCCCCGGATGAGCCGGATCTACTACCGGGGAGCGCTCTACGACTACCCGCTGAGCGCCGCCAACGCGCTGCGGAACCTGGGTCTGTGGGAGGCCGCCCGGTGCATGGGCTCGTACGCGCGGGCCCGCCTGCGGCCGCCGCGCGACCAGTCGCACTTCGAGGGGTGGGTGTCGGCCCGGTTCGGCTGGCGGCTGTACTCGATCTTCTTCAAGACGTACACCGAAAAGGTCTGGGGTATGCCGGCCGACCGCCTGCAGGCCGACTGGGCGGCGCAGCGGATCAAGAACCTGTCACTGGCCAAGGCCGTCCGCAACGCGGTGCTCCCGAAGCGCAACCGCAAGGACGTGACCAGCCTCATCGAGGAGTTCCAGTACCCGAAGCTGGGTCCCGGAATGATGTGGGAGCGCTGCGCCGAGGTGGTTCGGCGGCGCGGCGGCCGGGTGGCCACCGGCACGTGGGTCACCGCCGTGCACCGGGATCCGGAGCACCGGCGGGCGGTCGCGGTCACCGTCGACGGTGCCGGCGGCCGGCGGACCGAGCCGGCCGACCACGTCGTCTCCTCGATGCCCATCTCCGAGCTGGTGGCCGCGCTGCGGCCGGCGCCACCGCCGGAGGTCCGGGCCGCCGCGGAGGACCTGCGGTACCGGGACTTCCTCACCGTGGCGCTGGTGGTCCCGGCCGAGTTCTCGTTCCCGGACAACTGGATCTACGTGCACGACCCGGGCGTGCAGGTGGGCCGGATCCAGAACTTCGGCTCCTGGTCACCGCACCTCGTGAAGGACGGCCGCACCTGCCTCGGCCTGGAGTACTTCGTCTCGGTGGACGACGAGACGTGGCGGACGCCCGACGCGGACCTGATCGCCTCGGCGACGGCGGAACTGGAGGCGCTGGGGCTGGTGCGCCCGGGCGTCGTCGAGGCCGGCTACGTGGTGCGGATGCCGAAGGCGTACCCGGTCTACGACGAGCGCTACCAGCGCAACGTCGACGTGATCCGGGAGTGGCTGGCCCGCGAGGTGCCGAACGTGCATCCGGTGGGTCGCAACGGCATGCACCGCTACAACAACCAGGACCACTCGATGCTGACGGCGATGCTGACCGCCGAGAACATCGCGCGGGGAGCCCGGCACGACGTCTGGGCGGTCAACGTCGAGCAGGACTACCACGAGGAGACCGCGACACCGGACGGCGACGGCCGTCGCGGCACCGGCCGGGACGCGCCGATGTTGCCGGCGCCGCCGCTGCGCCCCACGGCCACCGTCGGGCTGGCGGCCGACCACGACGGCGGCGCCCCGGCCCACCGGCCGACCGGGGTACGCCCCGGACTCAGCCGCCTGGCGGGCGGCGGCGGCGCCGGCAGCGGCACGCCCGCCCACCGGCCGACCGGGGTACGCCCCGGCTGA
- a CDS encoding GNAT family N-acetyltransferase — MRIREFDDADWAQVWLIVAEVVRAADTFAYDPGLTAGAAYPMWVEAPPGRTVVAVDGGAVLGTAKMGTNRPGPGDHVATASFMVAREARGRGVGTALCRHALAWARERGYAGMQFNAVVESNARAVDLYRREGFAVVGTVPGAFRHPERGRVGLHVMYREL, encoded by the coding sequence ATGCGGATCCGAGAGTTCGACGACGCCGACTGGGCTCAGGTGTGGCTGATCGTCGCGGAGGTGGTCCGGGCGGCCGACACCTTCGCGTACGACCCGGGCCTGACCGCCGGGGCCGCGTACCCGATGTGGGTGGAGGCGCCGCCGGGACGGACCGTCGTCGCGGTGGACGGCGGCGCGGTGCTGGGCACCGCGAAGATGGGGACCAACCGCCCCGGTCCGGGCGACCACGTCGCGACGGCGAGTTTCATGGTCGCCCGGGAGGCCCGGGGCCGGGGTGTGGGGACCGCGCTGTGCCGGCACGCGCTGGCCTGGGCCCGCGAGCGGGGGTACGCGGGGATGCAGTTCAACGCGGTGGTGGAGAGCAACGCCCGGGCCGTCGACCTCTACCGGCGGGAGGGTTTCGCGGTGGTGGGCACGGTGCCGGGCGCCTTCCGGCACCCCGAGCGGGGCCGGGTCGGCCTGCACGTCATGTACCGGGAGCTGTGA
- a CDS encoding IS110 family transposase, with product MSVTDSAASARGNSAGVDWAKDDYAVCVIDADGEPLERLTLTYTKTGLRRLIDLLDRHRVDAVGIERPDGPIVDALLAADTTVYVIPPSQVKALRRRYGSAGNKDDRFDAYVLADTVRTDRRRLTPLVLDSPPTTALRKLCRARKDLIAHRIAVANQLRAHLATALPGTVELFNDIDSPISRQFLTRFTTQDALDRLSPTRLAGWLKSVSYSGRTDPAVLHARITAAPRGATGDYGQTLAGITRAYLATLAAIVAQIDTLNQQITDTLDRHPDRDIFTSLPRSGTVRAARLLAEIGDARGRFPTPASLACLAGVAPSTRESGKVRIVAFRWAVDKQLRDAVCDFAGDSRHANPWAANLYQRARARGHDHPHAVRILARAWLDIIWKCWTTNTPYNPDRHRALQHLLSQDQPAMA from the coding sequence ATGAGTGTGACCGACAGTGCCGCGTCGGCGCGAGGGAACTCGGCCGGGGTGGACTGGGCCAAGGACGACTACGCCGTCTGCGTCATCGACGCCGACGGTGAGCCGTTGGAGCGGCTGACGCTGACATACACCAAGACCGGCCTGAGACGGCTGATCGACCTGCTCGACCGGCATCGGGTGGACGCGGTCGGCATCGAACGCCCGGACGGCCCGATCGTCGATGCGCTGCTGGCCGCCGACACGACCGTATACGTGATCCCACCCTCGCAGGTCAAAGCACTGCGCCGACGGTACGGCTCGGCCGGGAACAAGGACGACCGGTTCGACGCCTACGTCCTGGCCGACACGGTACGCACCGACCGGCGACGGCTGACCCCGCTCGTGCTGGACAGCCCACCGACCACCGCGCTGCGCAAGCTGTGCCGCGCCCGCAAAGACCTCATCGCCCACCGCATCGCGGTCGCCAACCAGCTGCGCGCTCACCTGGCCACGGCCCTGCCGGGCACCGTCGAGCTGTTCAACGACATCGACTCGCCGATCAGCCGGCAGTTCCTGACCCGGTTCACCACCCAGGACGCCCTGGACCGGCTGTCGCCCACACGCCTGGCCGGCTGGCTCAAGAGCGTGAGCTACAGCGGCCGCACCGACCCAGCCGTGCTGCACGCCCGCATCACCGCCGCGCCTCGCGGCGCCACCGGCGACTACGGACAGACCCTGGCCGGTATCACCCGCGCCTACCTCGCCACCCTGGCCGCGATCGTGGCCCAGATCGACACCCTCAACCAGCAGATCACCGACACCCTCGACCGGCACCCCGACCGGGACATCTTCACCAGCCTGCCCCGCTCCGGCACCGTCCGCGCCGCCCGGCTGCTCGCCGAAATCGGCGACGCCCGCGGCCGATTCCCCACCCCAGCATCCCTGGCCTGCCTCGCCGGCGTCGCCCCGTCGACCCGCGAATCCGGCAAGGTCCGCATCGTCGCCTTCCGCTGGGCCGTGGACAAACAACTCCGCGACGCCGTCTGCGACTTCGCTGGCGACAGCCGCCACGCCAACCCCTGGGCAGCCAACCTCTACCAACGAGCCCGCGCCCGCGGCCACGACCACCCCCACGCCGTCCGCATCCTCGCCCGCGCCTGGCTCGACATCATCTGGAAGTGCTGGACCACCAACACCCCCTACAACCCCGACCGGCACCGAGCCCTCCAACACTTGCTCAGCCAAGATCAACCGGCGATGGCTTGA
- a CDS encoding iron chelate uptake ABC transporter family permease subunit yields MIVLRTPGGLSLRLRPRALAVGATCALLTLVVGVLALGSGDYPMSAADVLRTLAGDGTPAEHFIVHELRLPRLVTAAAVGAALALAGAVFQSLVRNPLGSPDLLGFTQGAATGALVVVVVGGTSAMLSGAAVASGLATGALVYALAWRRGVHGYRLVLVGIGVAAILTGVNGWLLTRAPLMDAARAVLWLTGSLDGRGWTHAVPLLVALAGLGTVVLAAAGPALRLVEMGDDAASALGVPVQRLRLALLATAVLLVSLAAAAAGPVNFVALTAPHLARRLTRAPGPNLLPSAALGALLLVAADQVAQRAFPGHQLPVGVVTGVLGGGYLVWLLASERRAGRL; encoded by the coding sequence GTGATCGTCCTGCGTACCCCCGGCGGGCTGTCGTTGCGCCTGCGCCCCCGCGCCCTCGCCGTGGGCGCCACCTGCGCCCTGCTCACCCTGGTGGTGGGCGTGCTCGCGCTGGGCAGCGGCGACTACCCGATGAGCGCCGCCGACGTGCTGCGCACCCTGGCCGGCGACGGCACGCCGGCCGAGCACTTCATCGTCCACGAGTTGCGGCTGCCCCGTTTGGTCACCGCCGCCGCCGTCGGCGCCGCGCTGGCGCTGGCCGGCGCGGTCTTCCAGTCGCTGGTCCGCAACCCGCTGGGCAGCCCCGACCTGCTGGGCTTCACCCAGGGCGCGGCCACCGGCGCGCTCGTCGTGGTCGTCGTCGGCGGCACCAGCGCGATGCTGTCCGGCGCCGCGGTGGCCAGCGGCCTCGCCACCGGCGCGCTGGTGTACGCGCTGGCCTGGCGCCGCGGCGTGCACGGGTACCGGCTGGTCCTCGTCGGCATCGGCGTCGCCGCGATCCTCACCGGCGTCAACGGGTGGCTGCTCACCCGCGCCCCGCTGATGGACGCCGCCCGGGCCGTGCTCTGGCTGACCGGCAGCCTCGACGGGCGCGGTTGGACGCACGCCGTACCGCTGCTGGTCGCCCTGGCCGGGCTGGGAACGGTGGTGCTGGCCGCCGCCGGGCCGGCGCTGCGGCTGGTGGAGATGGGCGACGACGCCGCCAGCGCCCTCGGCGTCCCGGTGCAGCGGCTCCGGCTGGCCCTGCTCGCCACCGCGGTGCTGCTGGTGTCCCTCGCGGCGGCAGCCGCCGGGCCGGTCAACTTCGTCGCGCTCACCGCGCCGCACCTGGCCCGGCGGCTCACCCGCGCGCCGGGGCCGAACCTGCTGCCCTCGGCCGCTCTCGGTGCGCTGCTGCTGGTCGCCGCCGACCAGGTGGCGCAGCGCGCCTTCCCCGGCCACCAGCTGCCGGTGGGCGTCGTGACCGGGGTGCTCGGCGGCGGATACCTGGTCTGGCTCCTCGCCAGCGAGCGCCGGGCCGGTCGGCTGTGA
- a CDS encoding GNAT family N-acetyltransferase, which yields MGDAVFGRDVAGFGRVELRPVEPDRDADLIHGWVSQERARFWGMRDAGRDRVAEIYRYVDSLPTHHAWLAHRDGRPAALFQTYEPAADPVGEVYDVRPGDHGVHLLIGPPAHPEPGFTGHLLGVLVAFVFADPAHRRIVAEPDARNDRAVARLRRSGFVAGPLVDLPDKRARLMFLDRGTAAQPAQRSESA from the coding sequence ATGGGTGACGCCGTGTTCGGACGGGATGTCGCGGGGTTCGGTCGCGTCGAGCTGCGGCCGGTGGAGCCGGACCGTGACGCGGACCTGATCCACGGCTGGGTCAGCCAGGAACGGGCCCGCTTCTGGGGGATGCGCGACGCCGGCCGGGACCGGGTGGCGGAGATCTACCGGTACGTGGACTCCCTCCCCACCCACCACGCCTGGCTGGCGCACCGGGACGGGCGGCCGGCGGCGCTGTTCCAGACGTACGAGCCGGCCGCCGACCCGGTCGGCGAGGTGTACGACGTCCGGCCCGGCGACCACGGCGTGCACCTGCTGATCGGCCCGCCGGCCCACCCCGAGCCCGGCTTCACCGGCCACCTGCTCGGGGTGCTGGTCGCGTTCGTGTTCGCTGACCCGGCGCACCGGCGGATCGTCGCCGAGCCGGACGCCCGCAACGACCGGGCGGTGGCCCGCCTGCGTCGCAGCGGGTTCGTGGCGGGTCCGCTGGTCGACCTGCCGGACAAGCGGGCCCGGCTGATGTTCCTCGACCGCGGGACGGCCGCTCAGCCGGCGCAGCGGTCGGAGAGCGCGTAG
- a CDS encoding ABC transporter substrate-binding protein: MSHPVPARRLSRRGLLAAAGGATLAALLAGCGRDDTDTPSAGATSSGPWSFTDDRGEKLTAVARPTRVVAFTGVAAALVDFGLDKQIVGVFGETKRADGSKDPQAGDLNVEGVEILGNVWGEFNLEKYAALRPELLVTHMYDPGALWYVPDESKDKIVPLAPVAAITTARVPMTKPIERYAQLAESLGADLSAAKVTDAKARFEAAAESVRQAVKANPGIRVMACSGSPDLFYVSNPKVSTDLMFFAELGVDIVVPTKLEAGDYFEALSWENAGKFPADLILLDNRSTALQPKDLAAKPTWAQLPAVKANQVTPWDAVPRFSYAGAAPLLENLATAIKGAKKLAG, from the coding sequence ATGTCGCATCCCGTGCCCGCCCGCCGACTCTCCCGTCGCGGCCTGCTCGCCGCCGCCGGCGGCGCCACCCTGGCCGCCCTCCTCGCCGGCTGCGGCCGGGACGACACCGACACCCCGTCCGCCGGCGCCACCTCCAGCGGGCCGTGGTCGTTCACCGACGACCGCGGCGAGAAGCTCACCGCCGTCGCCCGCCCGACCCGCGTGGTCGCCTTCACCGGCGTGGCCGCCGCCCTGGTCGACTTCGGGCTCGACAAGCAGATCGTCGGCGTCTTCGGCGAGACCAAGCGCGCCGACGGCAGCAAGGACCCGCAGGCCGGCGACCTCAACGTCGAGGGCGTCGAGATCCTGGGCAACGTGTGGGGCGAGTTCAACCTGGAGAAGTACGCCGCCCTGCGCCCCGAACTGCTGGTCACCCACATGTACGACCCCGGCGCGCTCTGGTACGTCCCCGACGAGAGCAAGGACAAGATCGTCCCGCTCGCGCCGGTCGCCGCGATCACCACCGCGCGGGTGCCGATGACCAAGCCCATCGAGCGGTACGCGCAGCTCGCCGAGTCCCTCGGCGCCGACCTGTCGGCCGCGAAGGTCACCGACGCCAAGGCCCGCTTCGAGGCCGCCGCCGAATCGGTCCGCCAGGCCGTCAAGGCCAACCCCGGCATCAGGGTGATGGCCTGCTCCGGCAGCCCCGACCTGTTCTACGTGTCCAACCCGAAGGTCAGCACCGACCTCATGTTCTTCGCCGAGCTGGGCGTCGACATCGTGGTGCCCACCAAGCTGGAGGCCGGCGACTACTTCGAGGCGCTCAGCTGGGAGAACGCCGGGAAGTTCCCGGCCGACCTGATCCTGCTGGACAACCGCAGCACCGCGCTCCAACCCAAGGACCTCGCCGCCAAGCCCACCTGGGCCCAGCTGCCCGCCGTCAAGGCCAACCAGGTCACCCCCTGGGACGCCGTGCCGCGCTTCTCGTACGCGGGCGCCGCGCCGCTGCTGGAGAACCTGGCCACCGCCATCAAGGGCGCGAAGAAGCTCGCCGGCTGA
- a CDS encoding penicillin acylase family protein codes for MSARAEHTQGHRTAGPRAGTERGARAGGRVFRDRWGVPHLRAGDPGELAHAQGRVTAYDRAWQLEVERHRSLGASAAFLGADAVPWDRFARQARLDDTARRCHARLDEATAGWVARYVDGVNDGLAAGAARDPRFAAVGLAPGRWEPWTPLAIWLTHHVLFAGFPTKLWREHVARRLGPDAVTLFHADGPTSSGSNGWLLAGDRTATGAALLAGDPHRYIEDPGIYQQIRLACPEYDVVGLAVPGVPGVAHFGHAGDVAWAITNAMADYQDLYAERLRRDGGGVEAYGPDGWRPARAHTETITVAGGDPVDVEVVETDRGPVVVGGPDAPEAISLRYPPRVTGELGFAALPALLRARTVADVDAAVDVWVEPVNVVLAADTTGGLLHRAAGMVPARHPDNRLRVVPGWEPGHAWQGWHAMPCAEVPDVAVMANERGVSTPLGVEFAPPYRARRIRDLLDASPGWTAGRMAEVHTDTYAAAAGSLLAILSDLDGLPPEAAALRDRLLRWDRRMAADSGDAGAYAAVRAALVRRIAAHPALAALAEPPAYPELFAPWLALTPRVGTALGALLAPGVLPGADAAALAREALVEVAGGDLDPAVGGAGARWGARHRLAAWRALPDAGPEGGPELDGDHDCVLATSSVPGITDRCLRGPAARYAWDLARREDSRWVVPLGADGVPGAAHHTDQLAAWQHGELLPVVTNWDDLTEERDG; via the coding sequence ATGAGCGCGCGCGCCGAGCACACCCAGGGGCACCGGACCGCCGGGCCCCGCGCCGGCACCGAGCGCGGTGCCCGCGCGGGTGGCCGGGTGTTCCGGGACCGGTGGGGCGTGCCGCACCTGCGGGCCGGCGACCCCGGCGAGCTGGCCCACGCGCAGGGCCGGGTGACCGCCTACGACCGGGCGTGGCAGCTGGAGGTCGAACGGCACCGGTCGCTCGGCGCCAGCGCCGCGTTCCTCGGCGCCGACGCGGTGCCGTGGGACCGGTTCGCCCGGCAGGCCCGCCTCGACGACACCGCCCGGCGGTGCCACGCCCGGCTCGACGAGGCCACCGCCGGCTGGGTGGCCCGGTACGTCGACGGCGTCAACGACGGCCTGGCCGCCGGCGCGGCGCGCGACCCCCGGTTCGCCGCCGTCGGCCTCGCCCCCGGGCGGTGGGAGCCGTGGACCCCGCTGGCGATCTGGCTCACCCACCACGTGCTCTTCGCCGGCTTCCCCACCAAGCTCTGGCGTGAGCACGTCGCCCGGCGGCTCGGCCCGGACGCCGTGACGCTGTTCCACGCCGACGGGCCGACCAGCTCCGGCAGCAACGGCTGGCTGCTCGCCGGGGACCGCACCGCCACCGGCGCCGCGCTGCTGGCCGGCGACCCGCACCGGTACATCGAGGACCCCGGCATCTACCAGCAGATCCGGCTGGCCTGCCCGGAGTACGACGTGGTCGGCCTGGCCGTTCCCGGGGTGCCGGGCGTCGCCCACTTCGGGCACGCCGGCGACGTCGCCTGGGCGATCACCAACGCGATGGCCGACTACCAGGACCTGTACGCCGAGCGGCTGCGCCGCGACGGCGGCGGCGTCGAGGCGTACGGGCCGGACGGCTGGCGCCCCGCGCGGGCCCACACCGAGACGATCACCGTGGCCGGGGGCGACCCGGTCGACGTGGAGGTCGTCGAGACCGACCGGGGACCGGTGGTGGTCGGGGGGCCGGACGCGCCCGAGGCGATCAGCCTCCGCTACCCGCCCCGCGTCACCGGCGAGCTGGGCTTCGCCGCGCTGCCGGCGCTGCTGCGCGCCCGGACCGTCGCCGACGTGGACGCCGCCGTGGACGTGTGGGTGGAGCCGGTCAACGTCGTCCTCGCCGCGGACACCACCGGCGGCCTGCTGCACCGCGCCGCCGGGATGGTGCCCGCGCGCCACCCCGACAACCGCCTGCGTGTGGTGCCCGGTTGGGAGCCCGGGCACGCGTGGCAGGGCTGGCACGCGATGCCCTGCGCCGAGGTGCCCGACGTCGCGGTGATGGCAAACGAACGTGGCGTCTCCACGCCACTGGGGGTGGAGTTCGCGCCCCCGTACCGGGCGCGGCGCATCCGGGACCTGCTCGACGCGTCCCCCGGCTGGACCGCCGGGCGGATGGCCGAGGTGCACACCGACACGTACGCGGCCGCCGCCGGGTCGCTGCTCGCGATCCTGTCCGACCTGGACGGTCTGCCGCCGGAAGCGGCCGCGCTGCGGGACCGGCTGCTGCGCTGGGACCGCCGGATGGCCGCCGACAGCGGAGACGCGGGCGCGTACGCCGCCGTGCGGGCCGCCCTGGTGCGGCGGATCGCCGCCCACCCGGCCCTCGCGGCGCTCGCCGAGCCACCGGCGTACCCGGAGCTGTTCGCGCCCTGGCTGGCGCTGACGCCGCGGGTGGGGACGGCGCTCGGCGCGCTCCTGGCCCCGGGGGTGCTGCCCGGGGCGGACGCGGCGGCGCTCGCCCGGGAGGCGCTCGTGGAGGTCGCCGGCGGCGACCTGGACCCGGCCGTCGGCGGCGCGGGCGCCCGCTGGGGCGCCCGGCACCGGCTCGCCGCGTGGCGGGCCCTGCCCGACGCCGGCCCGGAAGGCGGGCCGGAGCTGGACGGGGACCACGACTGCGTGCTCGCGACCTCCAGCGTGCCCGGGATCACCGACCGGTGCCTGCGCGGGCCGGCGGCGCGGTACGCGTGGGACCTGGCGCGGCGCGAGGACAGCCGGTGGGTCGTGCCGCTCGGCGCCGACGGGGTGCCCGGCGCGGCGCACCACACCGACCAGCTCGCGGCGTGGCAGCACGGGGAGCTGCTGCCGGTGGTCACGAACTGGGACGACCTCACCGAGGAGCGGGATGGGTGA
- a CDS encoding iron ABC transporter permease — translation MLSSPAPAFRTTSESTLSVTHPPLSDLVAGAPDAPSRRGRAATRAGGLVAATLVLATVAVLSITVGAKSLPLADVWRGLLDPGAAEYAVVHRMRLPRTLLGLLAGVALGVAGAVMQALTRNPLADPGLLGINAGASAAVATGTALVGVATVGGQVWFALLGAAAVTAAVYLVGGGRGATPARLALAGAALNATLYSYVSAVMLLDTASLERLRFWTVGSLASANATTVGTVAPFAGAGLLVALAVARPLNALALGDDTARALGARPALVRGAVIVAVTLLCGAATAACGPIVFVGLLVPHLVRALTGPDLRWLLPYCAVLAPVLLLGADVVGRVLSRPGELQVGMVTAVLGGPLFLWLVLRGRVAHP, via the coding sequence GTGCTGTCAAGCCCCGCCCCGGCGTTCCGCACCACATCGGAGTCCACCCTGTCCGTCACTCATCCACCACTGTCCGATCTCGTGGCGGGCGCCCCGGACGCGCCGTCACGCCGCGGCCGTGCCGCCACGCGGGCCGGCGGGCTGGTGGCCGCCACGCTCGTGCTCGCCACCGTCGCGGTGCTCAGCATCACCGTCGGCGCGAAGTCGCTCCCCCTCGCCGACGTGTGGCGGGGACTGCTCGACCCGGGCGCCGCCGAGTACGCCGTGGTGCACCGCATGCGGCTGCCGCGTACGCTGCTCGGCCTGCTCGCCGGCGTCGCACTCGGCGTGGCCGGCGCGGTCATGCAGGCGCTGACCCGTAACCCGCTCGCGGATCCCGGCCTGCTCGGCATCAACGCCGGCGCCTCGGCGGCGGTGGCCACCGGCACCGCGCTGGTCGGCGTAGCCACCGTCGGGGGGCAGGTCTGGTTCGCGCTGCTCGGCGCCGCCGCCGTCACGGCCGCCGTCTACCTGGTCGGCGGCGGACGCGGCGCCACGCCCGCCCGGCTGGCCCTGGCCGGCGCGGCGCTCAACGCGACGCTCTACTCGTACGTGAGCGCCGTCATGCTGCTCGACACCGCCTCGTTGGAACGGCTGCGGTTCTGGACCGTCGGTTCCCTCGCGAGCGCCAACGCCACCACCGTCGGCACGGTCGCCCCGTTCGCCGGAGCGGGGCTGCTGGTCGCCCTCGCCGTCGCCCGGCCGCTCAACGCGCTCGCGCTCGGCGACGACACCGCCCGCGCACTCGGCGCGCGGCCCGCCCTGGTCCGGGGCGCGGTCATCGTGGCGGTCACCCTGCTCTGCGGGGCCGCGACCGCGGCGTGCGGGCCGATCGTCTTCGTCGGGCTGCTCGTGCCGCACCTGGTCCGCGCGCTCACCGGGCCGGACCTGCGCTGGCTGCTGCCGTACTGCGCGGTGCTCGCGCCGGTGCTCCTGCTCGGGGCCGACGTGGTCGGCCGGGTGCTGAGCCGGCCGGGCGAACTCCAGGTCGGCATGGTGACCGCCGTGCTCGGCGGGCCGCTCTTCCTCTGGCTGGTGCTGCGGGGGCGGGTGGCCCACCCGTGA
- a CDS encoding ABC transporter ATP-binding protein: MQSRLRGTAMTLAYERRTIARDLTVDIPDHSFTVVIGPNACGKSTLLRALSRLLKPAVGAVLLDGEDIQRRPARAVARTLGLLPQSSVAPDGIGVAELVARGRYPHQGLLRQWSREDERVVTESMAATGVADLADRAVDELSGGQRQRVWLAMALAQQTPLLLLDEPTTYLDIAHQIEILDLCARLHEEQGRTLVAVLHDLNHAARYASHLIAMRDGRVVAAGPPREVVTAALVAEVFGLPCRVIDDPETGTPLVVPAARRRTATEVTA; this comes from the coding sequence ATGCAGTCCCGGTTGCGCGGCACCGCGATGACCCTCGCGTACGAGCGGCGGACCATCGCCCGCGACCTGACCGTCGACATCCCCGACCACTCCTTCACCGTGGTGATCGGCCCGAACGCGTGCGGCAAGTCCACCCTGCTGCGGGCCCTGTCGCGGCTGCTCAAGCCGGCCGTGGGGGCGGTGCTGCTGGACGGGGAGGACATCCAGCGGCGACCGGCCCGGGCCGTCGCCCGGACCCTCGGCCTGCTGCCGCAGTCGTCGGTCGCGCCGGACGGCATCGGTGTCGCCGAGCTGGTCGCCCGGGGCCGCTACCCGCACCAGGGGCTGCTGCGGCAGTGGTCCCGCGAGGACGAGCGGGTGGTCACCGAGTCGATGGCCGCAACCGGCGTCGCGGACCTCGCCGACCGCGCGGTCGACGAGCTCTCCGGCGGGCAGCGGCAACGGGTGTGGCTGGCGATGGCCCTCGCCCAGCAGACTCCCCTGCTGCTGCTGGACGAGCCGACGACCTATCTGGACATCGCCCACCAGATCGAGATCCTGGACCTCTGCGCACGGCTGCACGAGGAGCAGGGCCGTACGCTGGTCGCGGTGCTCCACGACCTGAACCACGCGGCGCGGTACGCCAGCCACCTGATCGCGATGCGCGACGGGCGGGTGGTCGCGGCCGGCCCGCCCCGGGAGGTGGTGACGGCCGCCCTCGTCGCGGAGGTGTTCGGGCTGCCCTGCCGCGTCATCGACGACCCCGAGACCGGGACCCCGCTGGTCGTACCGGCGGCCCGCCGCCGCACCGCGACCGAGGTCACGGCGTGA